One Triticum dicoccoides isolate Atlit2015 ecotype Zavitan chromosome 5B, WEW_v2.0, whole genome shotgun sequence genomic window carries:
- the LOC119308240 gene encoding CEN-like protein 2, which translates to MSRSVEPLIVGRVIGEVLDTFNPCVKMVTTYNSNKLVFNGHELYPSAVVSKPRVEVQGGDLRSLFTLVMTDPDVPGPSDPYLREHLHWIVTDIPGTTDASFGREVISYESPKPNIGIHRFIFVLFKQKRRQTVTVPSFRDHFNTRQFAAENDLGLPVAAVYFNCQRETAARRR; encoded by the exons ATGTCTAGGTCTGTGGAACCTCTTATTGTGGGGCGGGTGATTGGAGAAGTTCTTGATACATTTAACCCATGTGTGAAGATGGTAACGACCTATAACTCCAACAAGCTTGTCTTCAATGGCCATGAGCTCTACCCATCAGCGGTTGTATCTAAACCACGAGTAGAGGTCCAAGGGGGTGACTTGCGATCCTTGTTCACACTG GTTATGACAGACCCTGATGTGCCAGGGCCAAGTGATCCATATCTAAGGGAGCACCTTCACTG GATTGTTACTGATATACCTGGGACAACAGATGCTTCTTTTG GACGGGAAGTTATAAGCTATGAGAGCCCAAAGCCGAACATAGGCATCCACAGGTTCATTTTTGTGCTCTTCAAGCAGAAGCGAAGGCAGACTGTAACTGTGCCTTCCTTCAGGGATCATTTCAACACCCGCCAGTTTGCTGCGGAGAATGACCTCGGCCTCCCTGTGGCGGCTGTCTACTTCAACTGTCAGAGAGAGACTGCTGCCAGGAGGCGCTGA